The following are from one region of the Oncorhynchus tshawytscha isolate Ot180627B linkage group LG24, Otsh_v2.0, whole genome shotgun sequence genome:
- the LOC112223566 gene encoding uncharacterized protein LOC112223566 translates to MQCFQMIALTVAVFFAVLSSYTVGSVGNASSVEFKIWKFEDQPLVMQLAAVYKEMEHFKCEQTNIRQQLEALNQMLTSPKNETTTEIGSTSLVYPPNHGEGDIVRSSEEEDSMRPFDPCFRYTVLDQPWRATNTSIKNKMCDRNVKWQGWYRLFYKGNSLQMPERCVPMNKCGTHAPLWLAGPHPKRREGIVTRKVCGHWNKNCCAFKSTPIKVKKCQGNYYVYKLTKPMTCHLAYCADINTIVCGKCRKSETCVSRDKINWRCKKKPRPLKRKVHFFASYPGPISGKVNRIKYRTVLVNVGRAFNRRTGVFRAPVKGVYQFFFSTQSGKHGVKTDLWLVINGYWVAVSHTKISSPSTVGNLSTYMTFLRRGSLVYVSQDCGSSWATASSNTITFGGSLLVQSKR, encoded by the exons ATGCAGTGTTTCCAG ATGATTGCGTTAACTGTGGCTGTGTTCTTTGCTGTGCTATCATCCTACACAGTGGGCTCAGTAGGGAATGCCAGTTCT GTTGAGTTTAAGATTTGGAAGTTTGAGGATCAACCTTTGGTGATGCAACTTGCTGCTGTCTACAAG GAAATGGAACACTTCAAATGTGAACAAACAAATATCAGGCAACAGCTGGAGGCCCTGAATCAG ATGCTGACAAGCCCTAAGAATGAGACTACAACAGAAATAG GCAGCACTTCTCTTGTTTACCCCCCAAACCATGGAGAGGGGGACATCGTGCGGTCATCAGAGGAAGAAGACTCCATGCGACCCTTCGATCCCTGCTTCCGCTACACCGTCCTGGACCAGCCCTGGAGGGCCACTAACACCAGCATCAAGAACAAGATGTGTGACCGCAACGTCAAGTGGCAAGGCTGGTACCGCCTGTTCTACAAGGGCAACAGTCTGCAGATGCCCGAGAGGTGTGTGCCCATGAACAAGTGTGGCACCCACGCCCCCCTGTGGCTGGCCGGACCTCACCCGAAGAGGAGGGAAGGGATCGTCACCCGCAAGGTCTGTGGCCACTGGAACAAGAACTGCTGCGCTTTCAAGTCCACACCCATCAAAGTGAAGAAGTGCCAGGGCAATTATTACGTCTACAAGTTAACCAAACCGATGACATGTCACCTGGCCTACTGTGCAG ATATCAACACCATTGTGTGTGGAAAGTGCAGGAAAAGCGAGACCTGTGTAAGTCGAGACAAAATAAACTGGAGGTGTAAGAAGAAGCCAAGAC CCCTGAAGAGAAAAGTCCACTTCTTTGCCTCCTATCCCGGGCCCATCTCAGGCAAGGTGAACCGCATCAAGTACAGGACTGTCCTTGTGAACGTTGGGCGAGCCTTCAACCGGAGGACCGGGGTGTTCCGGGCTCCTGTTAAAGGAGTCTACCAGTTCTTCTTCTCCACACAGAGTGGGAAACATGGTGTCAAGACGGACCTATGGTTGGTGATCAATGGTTACTGGGTGGCTGTCTCTCACACCAAAATCAGTAGTCCCTCCACTGTGGGTAATCTGTCCACTTATATGACCTTTCTGCGCAGAGGGTCCCTGGTGTATGTGAGCCAAGACTGTGGTAGCTCTTGGGCCACTGCTTCATCCAATACCATCACATTTGGTGGGTCACTGCTTGTTCAGTCGAAGAGGTAG